The Deinococcus koreensis genome window below encodes:
- the fmt gene encoding methionyl-tRNA formyltransferase yields the protein MAFFGSPAFSLPVLEAIREQFEVVLVVAQPDKPVGRGLRLTPPPVAARAAELGLPLAQPQKLRRNTDFEATLRDSGADVAVTCAYGKILPGSLLAVPSSGFLNTHTSLLPAYRGAAPIQWALIRGETVTGTTIMQTDVGMDTGPILLQEEMPIEPAWTSLELSAALSTQAARLIVEALFRIGTLVPRAQDDARATHAPMLIKEDGFVRWTDTAAGVVNRYRGVAAWPQTTAFLQGARLKLEGLGVTEGRGQPGEVLDVSEAGLSVACGQGAVLIRSVQPEARKAQPAHLWAQAAGIQPGARLDVWEPPRP from the coding sequence GTGGCCTTCTTCGGCTCGCCGGCCTTCTCGCTGCCGGTGCTGGAGGCCATCCGCGAGCAGTTCGAGGTCGTACTGGTGGTCGCGCAGCCCGACAAGCCGGTGGGCCGGGGCCTGCGGCTGACCCCGCCGCCCGTGGCCGCCCGAGCCGCCGAGCTGGGCCTGCCGCTGGCGCAGCCGCAGAAGCTCCGCCGCAACACAGACTTCGAGGCCACGCTGCGGGACTCGGGCGCGGACGTGGCGGTCACCTGCGCCTACGGCAAGATCCTGCCCGGCTCCCTGCTGGCCGTGCCAAGTTCCGGCTTCCTGAACACGCACACCAGCCTGCTGCCCGCCTACCGGGGCGCCGCGCCGATCCAGTGGGCGCTGATCCGGGGCGAGACGGTCACCGGCACGACTATCATGCAGACCGACGTGGGCATGGACACCGGCCCGATCCTGCTGCAGGAGGAGATGCCCATCGAGCCCGCCTGGACGAGCCTGGAACTCTCGGCCGCCCTGAGCACCCAGGCCGCCCGGCTGATCGTGGAGGCGCTGTTCCGCATCGGCACCCTCGTCCCCAGGGCGCAGGACGACGCCCGGGCCACCCACGCCCCGATGCTGATCAAGGAGGACGGCTTCGTGCGCTGGACGGACACCGCCGCCGGGGTGGTGAACAGATACCGGGGCGTGGCCGCGTGGCCGCAGACGACCGCCTTCCTGCAGGGCGCCCGCCTGAAGCTGGAGGGCCTGGGCGTGACGGAAGGCCGGGGCCAGCCCGGCGAGGTGCTGGACGTCTCGGAGGCCGGCCTGAGCGTCGCCTGCGGCCAGGGCGCGGTGCTGATCCGCAGCGTGCAGCCCGAGGCCCGCAAGGCCCAGCCGGCGCATCTCTGGGCCCAGGCGGCCGGCATCCAGCCCGGCGCGCGCCTGGACGTCTGGGAACCGCCCCGCCCCTGA